One Drosophila santomea strain STO CAGO 1482 chromosome X, Prin_Dsan_1.1, whole genome shotgun sequence DNA segment encodes these proteins:
- the LOC120455549 gene encoding glutathione hydrolase 1 proenzyme isoform X1 has translation MHSTACGVGASATNLSTLQSSITIPAGSAGTGTGTGTGTGAGASAAADATKMVHHSNEDAMNKIPLKSAGGLDFDEEKNGGELMQDTAAAEEARREQMRVKVLAWMKKLTIVLICFIGIALISYVIISLCFSDWPKSTPNRNNTTTTTTTTTATPRTTSTEATITTIAPSGLATTISTSTTTIATIAAAATISATQPPPTRTTTTKTTTTSRTDSYPSPTPKTFHSTDDEQQQEPETETKTNNIGNLTNPTPTPADQPNVAAITAATTAAPPTWLADQIRIDTSEEYNSVLGVYQHGAVSSDNIECSKIGSGILQKNGSAVDAAIAALLCNGLLTLQSMGIGGGHLMNIYNRKERIATAIDAREVAPYEVTEDMFDQQPEKSFKGPLSIAVPGEVMGYHVAHQKFGQLPWAELVAPSLELCEKGYHVSQHMERSLGLALPDIKKHEQYQIYLNAQTGKPHAAGTVVKPPKNLCKTYKLLAENGPMDMYNGTIAKLLVQDLQDVGSIIVADDLESYEADVINSITMDLGDDTLYVVPPVSSGSVVAHILAILQGYNFTAHDLSTDELKARTIHRFVEAMKFAFALRPELGDMHFIDARELVSRLNSPDFGDQNRAKINDSHVLPDAQAYGANFAAIADPDGTSNLVVLAPNGDAVSVTSSINFYFGSGLIGPRTGIVLNSGMNDFEGANNFFKLPQSQANKIEAHKRAMSSQSPILLADKEGNLKMAIGAAGGSKIIPAVVEVLANVLWFGDDLRQAINAPRFYHQLMPDVLEYEENGYPESLLQLLTKRGHKLKSTAKNISSVVTAISRNATAIYANADYRKRGGVAGF, from the exons CTCCATCACAATCCCAGCGGGTTCGGCGGGAActggaacaggaacaggaacaggaacaggagccggagcaagtgcagcagcgGATGCCACCAAGATGGTGCACCACAGCAACGAGGATGCCATGAACAAGATACCCCTGAAGTCCGCCGGCGGCTTGGACTTCGATGAGGAGAAGAATGGCGGCGAACTCATGCAGGACACGGCCGCCGCCGAGGAGGCGCGTCGCGAACAGAT GCGCGTGAAGGTTTTGGCCTGGATGAAGAAGCTAACCATCGTGCTGATCTGCTTTATCGGCATTGCCCTGATCAGCTACGTGATCATCAGTCTGTGTTTCAGTG aCTGGCCTAAATCGACGCCAAATAGAAATAacacaacaactacaacaacaacaacgacagcaaCACCAAGAACAACAAGCACAGAGGCAACCATAACAACAATTGCACCATCAGGATTAGCAACCACAATAAGCAccagcacaacaacaatagcaacaatagcagcagcagcaacaataagtGCAACacaaccaccaccaacaagaacaacaacaacaaaaacaacaaccactaGCAGAACAGATAGCTATCCCAGTCCCACACCTAAAACATTTCATTCAACAGATGATGAGCAGCAACAggaaccggaaacggaaacgaaaaCGAACAACATTGGCAACCTCACGAACCCAACGCCCACTCCAGCGGACCAGCCCAATGTGGCCGCCATCACGGCGGCAACCACGGCGGCACCACCCACCTGGCTGGCGGATCAGATCAGGATCGATACCAGCGAGGAGTACAACTCGGTGCTGGGCGTCTACCAACATGGAGCCGTGAGTTCCGATAACATCGAGTGCAGCAAGATCGGCAG CGGCATCCTGCAGAAGAATGGCAGCGCCGTGGACGCAGCGATCGCCGCCCTCCTGTGCAACGGACTGCTGACGCTGCAGAGCATGGGCATCGGTGGTGGCCACCTGATGAACATCTACAATCGGAAGGAGCGCATTGCCACCGCCATCGATGCCCGCGAGGTGGCGCCCTACGAGGTCACCGAGGACATGTTCGACCAGCAGCCGGAAAAGTCCTTCAAAGGACCGCTGAGCATCGCTGTGCCCGGCGAGGTGATGGGCTACCACGTGGCGCATCAGAAGTTCGGACAGCTGCCGTGGGCGGAACTGGTGGCTCCATCGCTGGAGCTCTGCGAGAAGGGATACCATGTGTCGCAGCACATGGAACGCTCGCTGGGTCTCGCCTTGCCGGACATCAAGAAGCACGAGCAGTACCA AATCTATCTGAATGCGCAAACTGGCAAGCCCCATGCCGCCGGAACGGTAGTGAAGCCACCGAAAAATCTATGCAAGACCTACAAGCTGCTGGCGGAGAATGGACCCATGGACATGTACAATGGAACGATAGCCAAGCTGCTGGTGCAGGATCTGCAGGACGTGGGCAGCATTATTGTGGCCGATGATCTGGAGTCGTACGAGGCCGATGTGATCAACTCGATTACCATGGACTTGGGTGACGACACGCTGTATGTGGTGCCACCGGTCAGTTCCGGCTCGGTGGTGGCCCACATCCTGGCCATCCTGCAGGGCTACAACTTCACGGCACACGATCTGTCCACGGATGAGCTGAAGGCACGTACCATTCATCGCTTTGTTGAGGCCATGAAGTTCGCCTTTGCCCTGCGTCCGGAGTTGGGCGATATGcatttcattgatgcacgCGAGCTGGTTAGCCGCCTGAATAGTCCGGACTTTGGCGATCAGAACCGGGCCAAGATCAATGATTCCCACGTGCTGCCCGATGCGCAGGCGTATGGAGCCAACTTTGCCGCCATTGCGGATCCGGATGGCACATCCAATCTGGTTGTCCTGGCGCCCAACGGAGATGCCGTCTCAGTGACCAGCTCCATCAATTTCTA TTTTGGCTCCGGTTTAATTGGACCACGTACGGGTATTGTGCTGAACAGCGGAATGAACGACTTTGAGGGGGCGAACAACTTTTTCAAGTTGCCCCAATCGCAGGCGAACAAAATCGAGGCCCACAAGCGTGCGATGTCCTCGCAATCGCCGATCCTTCTGGCCGACAAGGAAGGCAACCTGAAAATGGCCATTGGAGCAGCCGGTGGCAGCAAGATCATACCCGCCGTGGTCGAGGTGCTCGCCAATGTGCTGTGGTTCGGCGATGATCTGCGCCAGGCGATTAATGCACCGCGCTTCTACCACCAACTGATGCCCGATGTCCTGGAGTACGAGGAGAATGGCTATCCGGAGTCCCTGCTCCAGTTGCTGACCAAACGGGGACACAAGTTGAAGTCCACTGCCAAGAACATATCATCCGTGGTCACGGCCATTTCGAGAAATGCCACTGCAATCTATGCGAATGCCGACTATCGCAAACGCGGCGGAGTTGCAGGTTTCTAG
- the LOC120455549 gene encoding glutathione hydrolase 1 proenzyme isoform X3 — translation MHSTACGVGASATNLSTLQSSITIPAGSAGTGTGTGTGTGAGASAAADATKMVHHSNEDAMNKIPLKSAGGLDFDEEKNGGELMQDTAAAEEARREQMRVKVLAWMKKLTIVLICFIGIALISYVIISLCFSDDEQQQEPETETKTNNIGNLTNPTPTPADQPNVAAITAATTAAPPTWLADQIRIDTSEEYNSVLGVYQHGAVSSDNIECSKIGSGILQKNGSAVDAAIAALLCNGLLTLQSMGIGGGHLMNIYNRKERIATAIDAREVAPYEVTEDMFDQQPEKSFKGPLSIAVPGEVMGYHVAHQKFGQLPWAELVAPSLELCEKGYHVSQHMERSLGLALPDIKKHEQYQIYLNAQTGKPHAAGTVVKPPKNLCKTYKLLAENGPMDMYNGTIAKLLVQDLQDVGSIIVADDLESYEADVINSITMDLGDDTLYVVPPVSSGSVVAHILAILQGYNFTAHDLSTDELKARTIHRFVEAMKFAFALRPELGDMHFIDARELVSRLNSPDFGDQNRAKINDSHVLPDAQAYGANFAAIADPDGTSNLVVLAPNGDAVSVTSSINFYFGSGLIGPRTGIVLNSGMNDFEGANNFFKLPQSQANKIEAHKRAMSSQSPILLADKEGNLKMAIGAAGGSKIIPAVVEVLANVLWFGDDLRQAINAPRFYHQLMPDVLEYEENGYPESLLQLLTKRGHKLKSTAKNISSVVTAISRNATAIYANADYRKRGGVAGF, via the exons CTCCATCACAATCCCAGCGGGTTCGGCGGGAActggaacaggaacaggaacaggaacaggagccggagcaagtgcagcagcgGATGCCACCAAGATGGTGCACCACAGCAACGAGGATGCCATGAACAAGATACCCCTGAAGTCCGCCGGCGGCTTGGACTTCGATGAGGAGAAGAATGGCGGCGAACTCATGCAGGACACGGCCGCCGCCGAGGAGGCGCGTCGCGAACAGAT GCGCGTGAAGGTTTTGGCCTGGATGAAGAAGCTAACCATCGTGCTGATCTGCTTTATCGGCATTGCCCTGATCAGCTACGTGATCATCAGTCTGTGTTTCAGTG ATGATGAGCAGCAACAggaaccggaaacggaaacgaaaaCGAACAACATTGGCAACCTCACGAACCCAACGCCCACTCCAGCGGACCAGCCCAATGTGGCCGCCATCACGGCGGCAACCACGGCGGCACCACCCACCTGGCTGGCGGATCAGATCAGGATCGATACCAGCGAGGAGTACAACTCGGTGCTGGGCGTCTACCAACATGGAGCCGTGAGTTCCGATAACATCGAGTGCAGCAAGATCGGCAG CGGCATCCTGCAGAAGAATGGCAGCGCCGTGGACGCAGCGATCGCCGCCCTCCTGTGCAACGGACTGCTGACGCTGCAGAGCATGGGCATCGGTGGTGGCCACCTGATGAACATCTACAATCGGAAGGAGCGCATTGCCACCGCCATCGATGCCCGCGAGGTGGCGCCCTACGAGGTCACCGAGGACATGTTCGACCAGCAGCCGGAAAAGTCCTTCAAAGGACCGCTGAGCATCGCTGTGCCCGGCGAGGTGATGGGCTACCACGTGGCGCATCAGAAGTTCGGACAGCTGCCGTGGGCGGAACTGGTGGCTCCATCGCTGGAGCTCTGCGAGAAGGGATACCATGTGTCGCAGCACATGGAACGCTCGCTGGGTCTCGCCTTGCCGGACATCAAGAAGCACGAGCAGTACCA AATCTATCTGAATGCGCAAACTGGCAAGCCCCATGCCGCCGGAACGGTAGTGAAGCCACCGAAAAATCTATGCAAGACCTACAAGCTGCTGGCGGAGAATGGACCCATGGACATGTACAATGGAACGATAGCCAAGCTGCTGGTGCAGGATCTGCAGGACGTGGGCAGCATTATTGTGGCCGATGATCTGGAGTCGTACGAGGCCGATGTGATCAACTCGATTACCATGGACTTGGGTGACGACACGCTGTATGTGGTGCCACCGGTCAGTTCCGGCTCGGTGGTGGCCCACATCCTGGCCATCCTGCAGGGCTACAACTTCACGGCACACGATCTGTCCACGGATGAGCTGAAGGCACGTACCATTCATCGCTTTGTTGAGGCCATGAAGTTCGCCTTTGCCCTGCGTCCGGAGTTGGGCGATATGcatttcattgatgcacgCGAGCTGGTTAGCCGCCTGAATAGTCCGGACTTTGGCGATCAGAACCGGGCCAAGATCAATGATTCCCACGTGCTGCCCGATGCGCAGGCGTATGGAGCCAACTTTGCCGCCATTGCGGATCCGGATGGCACATCCAATCTGGTTGTCCTGGCGCCCAACGGAGATGCCGTCTCAGTGACCAGCTCCATCAATTTCTA TTTTGGCTCCGGTTTAATTGGACCACGTACGGGTATTGTGCTGAACAGCGGAATGAACGACTTTGAGGGGGCGAACAACTTTTTCAAGTTGCCCCAATCGCAGGCGAACAAAATCGAGGCCCACAAGCGTGCGATGTCCTCGCAATCGCCGATCCTTCTGGCCGACAAGGAAGGCAACCTGAAAATGGCCATTGGAGCAGCCGGTGGCAGCAAGATCATACCCGCCGTGGTCGAGGTGCTCGCCAATGTGCTGTGGTTCGGCGATGATCTGCGCCAGGCGATTAATGCACCGCGCTTCTACCACCAACTGATGCCCGATGTCCTGGAGTACGAGGAGAATGGCTATCCGGAGTCCCTGCTCCAGTTGCTGACCAAACGGGGACACAAGTTGAAGTCCACTGCCAAGAACATATCATCCGTGGTCACGGCCATTTCGAGAAATGCCACTGCAATCTATGCGAATGCCGACTATCGCAAACGCGGCGGAGTTGCAGGTTTCTAG
- the LOC120455549 gene encoding glutathione hydrolase 1 proenzyme isoform X2: protein MVHHSNEDAMNKIPLKSAGGLDFDEEKNGGELMQDTAAAEEARREQMRVKVLAWMKKLTIVLICFIGIALISYVIISLCFSDWPKSTPNRNNTTTTTTTTTATPRTTSTEATITTIAPSGLATTISTSTTTIATIAAAATISATQPPPTRTTTTKTTTTSRTDSYPSPTPKTFHSTDDEQQQEPETETKTNNIGNLTNPTPTPADQPNVAAITAATTAAPPTWLADQIRIDTSEEYNSVLGVYQHGAVSSDNIECSKIGSGILQKNGSAVDAAIAALLCNGLLTLQSMGIGGGHLMNIYNRKERIATAIDAREVAPYEVTEDMFDQQPEKSFKGPLSIAVPGEVMGYHVAHQKFGQLPWAELVAPSLELCEKGYHVSQHMERSLGLALPDIKKHEQYQIYLNAQTGKPHAAGTVVKPPKNLCKTYKLLAENGPMDMYNGTIAKLLVQDLQDVGSIIVADDLESYEADVINSITMDLGDDTLYVVPPVSSGSVVAHILAILQGYNFTAHDLSTDELKARTIHRFVEAMKFAFALRPELGDMHFIDARELVSRLNSPDFGDQNRAKINDSHVLPDAQAYGANFAAIADPDGTSNLVVLAPNGDAVSVTSSINFYFGSGLIGPRTGIVLNSGMNDFEGANNFFKLPQSQANKIEAHKRAMSSQSPILLADKEGNLKMAIGAAGGSKIIPAVVEVLANVLWFGDDLRQAINAPRFYHQLMPDVLEYEENGYPESLLQLLTKRGHKLKSTAKNISSVVTAISRNATAIYANADYRKRGGVAGF, encoded by the exons ATGGTGCACCACAGCAACGAGGATGCCATGAACAAGATACCCCTGAAGTCCGCCGGCGGCTTGGACTTCGATGAGGAGAAGAATGGCGGCGAACTCATGCAGGACACGGCCGCCGCCGAGGAGGCGCGTCGCGAACAGAT GCGCGTGAAGGTTTTGGCCTGGATGAAGAAGCTAACCATCGTGCTGATCTGCTTTATCGGCATTGCCCTGATCAGCTACGTGATCATCAGTCTGTGTTTCAGTG aCTGGCCTAAATCGACGCCAAATAGAAATAacacaacaactacaacaacaacaacgacagcaaCACCAAGAACAACAAGCACAGAGGCAACCATAACAACAATTGCACCATCAGGATTAGCAACCACAATAAGCAccagcacaacaacaatagcaacaatagcagcagcagcaacaataagtGCAACacaaccaccaccaacaagaacaacaacaacaaaaacaacaaccactaGCAGAACAGATAGCTATCCCAGTCCCACACCTAAAACATTTCATTCAACAGATGATGAGCAGCAACAggaaccggaaacggaaacgaaaaCGAACAACATTGGCAACCTCACGAACCCAACGCCCACTCCAGCGGACCAGCCCAATGTGGCCGCCATCACGGCGGCAACCACGGCGGCACCACCCACCTGGCTGGCGGATCAGATCAGGATCGATACCAGCGAGGAGTACAACTCGGTGCTGGGCGTCTACCAACATGGAGCCGTGAGTTCCGATAACATCGAGTGCAGCAAGATCGGCAG CGGCATCCTGCAGAAGAATGGCAGCGCCGTGGACGCAGCGATCGCCGCCCTCCTGTGCAACGGACTGCTGACGCTGCAGAGCATGGGCATCGGTGGTGGCCACCTGATGAACATCTACAATCGGAAGGAGCGCATTGCCACCGCCATCGATGCCCGCGAGGTGGCGCCCTACGAGGTCACCGAGGACATGTTCGACCAGCAGCCGGAAAAGTCCTTCAAAGGACCGCTGAGCATCGCTGTGCCCGGCGAGGTGATGGGCTACCACGTGGCGCATCAGAAGTTCGGACAGCTGCCGTGGGCGGAACTGGTGGCTCCATCGCTGGAGCTCTGCGAGAAGGGATACCATGTGTCGCAGCACATGGAACGCTCGCTGGGTCTCGCCTTGCCGGACATCAAGAAGCACGAGCAGTACCA AATCTATCTGAATGCGCAAACTGGCAAGCCCCATGCCGCCGGAACGGTAGTGAAGCCACCGAAAAATCTATGCAAGACCTACAAGCTGCTGGCGGAGAATGGACCCATGGACATGTACAATGGAACGATAGCCAAGCTGCTGGTGCAGGATCTGCAGGACGTGGGCAGCATTATTGTGGCCGATGATCTGGAGTCGTACGAGGCCGATGTGATCAACTCGATTACCATGGACTTGGGTGACGACACGCTGTATGTGGTGCCACCGGTCAGTTCCGGCTCGGTGGTGGCCCACATCCTGGCCATCCTGCAGGGCTACAACTTCACGGCACACGATCTGTCCACGGATGAGCTGAAGGCACGTACCATTCATCGCTTTGTTGAGGCCATGAAGTTCGCCTTTGCCCTGCGTCCGGAGTTGGGCGATATGcatttcattgatgcacgCGAGCTGGTTAGCCGCCTGAATAGTCCGGACTTTGGCGATCAGAACCGGGCCAAGATCAATGATTCCCACGTGCTGCCCGATGCGCAGGCGTATGGAGCCAACTTTGCCGCCATTGCGGATCCGGATGGCACATCCAATCTGGTTGTCCTGGCGCCCAACGGAGATGCCGTCTCAGTGACCAGCTCCATCAATTTCTA TTTTGGCTCCGGTTTAATTGGACCACGTACGGGTATTGTGCTGAACAGCGGAATGAACGACTTTGAGGGGGCGAACAACTTTTTCAAGTTGCCCCAATCGCAGGCGAACAAAATCGAGGCCCACAAGCGTGCGATGTCCTCGCAATCGCCGATCCTTCTGGCCGACAAGGAAGGCAACCTGAAAATGGCCATTGGAGCAGCCGGTGGCAGCAAGATCATACCCGCCGTGGTCGAGGTGCTCGCCAATGTGCTGTGGTTCGGCGATGATCTGCGCCAGGCGATTAATGCACCGCGCTTCTACCACCAACTGATGCCCGATGTCCTGGAGTACGAGGAGAATGGCTATCCGGAGTCCCTGCTCCAGTTGCTGACCAAACGGGGACACAAGTTGAAGTCCACTGCCAAGAACATATCATCCGTGGTCACGGCCATTTCGAGAAATGCCACTGCAATCTATGCGAATGCCGACTATCGCAAACGCGGCGGAGTTGCAGGTTTCTAG
- the LOC120455551 gene encoding uncharacterized protein LOC120455551 isoform X1, with protein MRAVYDLLLSNAFDPRMVLQNHNTVVARSTLTPNSSSQNFGSHPLGGSPNGSGSGRTPLNAGPSTQRPILDLLVAMVAVPVLILCALQLEKNLRDNSVESRWLVFALGIGMLVISVIICGYVTHRMGVCIWAGPIDEAGNRATNGAMPHINSQNDVLRIVDSLPPSYDSVVKFELPPPAYDCLVIDMEQSKDLQPPQTTAKPGAGGSTSPPGATLHI; from the exons ATGCGCGCCGTATACGACTTGTTGCTGAGCAACGCCTTTGATCCCAG AATGGTGCTCCAGAACCACAACACGGTGGTGGCCCGTTCCACCTTGACGccgaacagcagcagccagaaCTTTGGCTCCCATCCGCTGGGTGGATCGCCCAACGGTTCCGGATCCGGACGTACTCCTCTGAACGCCGGACCGAGCACCCAGCGTCCCATATTGGATCTGCTGGTGGCCATGGTGGCCGTGCCGGTGCTGATCCTCTGCGCCCTGCAGCTGGAGAAGAATCTGCGGGACAACAGCGTGGAGTCCCGCTGGCTGGTCTTCGCCCTGGGCATTGGGATGCTGGTGATCAGCGTGATCATCTGCGGCTATGTCACGCACCGCATGGGCGTCTGCATTTGGGCGGGACCCATCGATGAGGCGGGAAACCGGGCCACCAATGGAGCCATGCCACAT ATCAACTCCCAGAATGATGTGCTGCGCATTGTGGACTCACTGCCGCCAAGTTACGATAGTGTGGTGAAGTTCGAGCTGCCGCCGCCGGCCTACGATTGCCTGGTCATCGACATGGAACAGTCGAAGGATCTGCAGCCGCCACAGACCACCGCCAAGCCAGGAGCTGGAGGATCCACCTCCCCGCCCGGAGCCACCCTGCACATCTAA
- the LOC120455551 gene encoding uncharacterized protein LOC120455551 isoform X2, producing MVLQNHNTVVARSTLTPNSSSQNFGSHPLGGSPNGSGSGRTPLNAGPSTQRPILDLLVAMVAVPVLILCALQLEKNLRDNSVESRWLVFALGIGMLVISVIICGYVTHRMGVCIWAGPIDEAGNRATNGAMPHINSQNDVLRIVDSLPPSYDSVVKFELPPPAYDCLVIDMEQSKDLQPPQTTAKPGAGGSTSPPGATLHI from the exons ATGGTGCTCCAGAACCACAACACGGTGGTGGCCCGTTCCACCTTGACGccgaacagcagcagccagaaCTTTGGCTCCCATCCGCTGGGTGGATCGCCCAACGGTTCCGGATCCGGACGTACTCCTCTGAACGCCGGACCGAGCACCCAGCGTCCCATATTGGATCTGCTGGTGGCCATGGTGGCCGTGCCGGTGCTGATCCTCTGCGCCCTGCAGCTGGAGAAGAATCTGCGGGACAACAGCGTGGAGTCCCGCTGGCTGGTCTTCGCCCTGGGCATTGGGATGCTGGTGATCAGCGTGATCATCTGCGGCTATGTCACGCACCGCATGGGCGTCTGCATTTGGGCGGGACCCATCGATGAGGCGGGAAACCGGGCCACCAATGGAGCCATGCCACAT ATCAACTCCCAGAATGATGTGCTGCGCATTGTGGACTCACTGCCGCCAAGTTACGATAGTGTGGTGAAGTTCGAGCTGCCGCCGCCGGCCTACGATTGCCTGGTCATCGACATGGAACAGTCGAAGGATCTGCAGCCGCCACAGACCACCGCCAAGCCAGGAGCTGGAGGATCCACCTCCCCGCCCGGAGCCACCCTGCACATCTAA